The proteins below come from a single Athene noctua chromosome 6, bAthNoc1.hap1.1, whole genome shotgun sequence genomic window:
- the LOC141961935 gene encoding C1q-related factor-like, which translates to MVLVLVVLIPVLVSSAGTDGRYEMLGTCRMVCEPYGPAAAPAPQPAERGPLPPPSTLVQGPQGKPGRPGKPGPPGPPGEPGPPGPVGARGEVGRPGPPGLPGPGATGAVSAATYSTVPRVAFYAGLKNPHEGYEVLKFDDVVTNLGNSYDAASGKFTCAIPGTCFFT; encoded by the coding sequence atggtgctggtgctggtggtgctcatCCCGGTGCTGGTGAGCTCCGCCGGTACCGACGGACGCTACGAGATGCTGGGGACATGCCGGATGGTCTGCGAGCCctacggccccgccgccgcaccCGCTCCGCAACCGGCCGAACGCGGACCCCTCCCGCCGCCTTCCACCCTGGTGCAGGGTCCCCAGGGCAAGCCGGGGCGACCGGGGAAACCGGGGCCGCCGGGACCACCGGGAGAACCGGGACCACCGGGACcggtgggggcacggggtgaaGTGGGACGACCAGGACCACCGGGATTACCGGGACCAGGGGCTACGGGTGCCGTGAGTGCGGCAACCTACAGCACGGTGCCGCGCGTCGCATTCTACGCCGGCCTCAAGAACCCCCACGAGGGCTACGAGGTCCTCAAGTTCGACGACGTGGTCACCAACCTGGGCAACAGCTACGACGCTGCCTCCGGCAAGTTCACCTGCGCCATCCCCGGCACCTGCTTCTTCACCTAG
- the LOC141961934 gene encoding kinesin-like protein KIF18B isoform X1 produces MMLGPPPQEGSVAVVVRVRPRASCERERAARPVLHVVDQHILVFNPEEHSGPPSSVLPTHGPKHHSKDLKFVFDRVFGEGATQEEVFQHTTHALLDSVLNGYNCSVFAYGATGAGKTYTMLGSEESPGIMYLTMVELYKRIEARQEEKSCEVLVSYQEVYNEQIHDLLEPKGPLAIREDPEKGVVVQGLSFHQPASAEQLLEMLANGNRNRTQHPTDANSTSSRSHAIFQIYVKQQDCTGGLAGDLRVAKMSLIDLAGSERASVANTKGERLREGANINRSLLALINVINALAEAKSRKSHIPYRDSKLTRLLKDSIGGHCRTIMIAAVSPSVLAYEDTYNTLKYAGRAKEIKVSLKSNVTSSDGHVSKYAVTCERLRAEVADLRAKLRVYEDAARESQNQALAPLAPSGFPEGLPRLEEAVPQTSVAQRSDGEQQELGAGQSVGMPMELEEEAPEERPPSSPRAAHQADVQLEGKTPRCLLQGLSGSRAETLLAAVLNVARKQYALLKAAALLTPAMVSEFEDLERLVSQEAGVSGEQATSAKGAAEIGGASPAQRMQQGCEAQVSVAVPSTPGMSGTVQRLQDLAAPCSPTSVAPGPIKKRGTTTSHMSPVSSAAQNRRTLPAVPVHNLNETFEVSNSSGSPSVAEAAASSLPEFSIWESVQSHLNKQDGPVVPQACAPVSAVKGSSIPRPSVVSKAPAQKRRRVESAAPPTLGGLQSCSTPRSAQPSRAPPLPGRRLGKPSARSTTGCKSVPCGRAGTKRALDQPPSGSEHPAGPLSWKGSRRTTKELVALGSAPPAPTPQPMKLLC; encoded by the exons atgatgctggggcccccgccccaggagggctctgtggctgttgtggtgcGTGTGCGGCCCCGCGCTTCCTGTGAGCGAGAGCGGGCCGCACGCCCCGTCCTGCATGTCGTTGACCAGCACATCCTCGTCTTCAACCCTGAAGAGCACAGTGGcccccccagcagtgtgctgcccactcacgggcccaagcaccacagcaaggacctgaagtttgtctttgaccgagtttttggggagggggccacgcaggaggaggtgttccagcacaCCACCCACGCGTTGTTGGACAGCGTCCTCAATGGCTACAACTGCTCCG tgtttgcctacggtgcgacaggagcagggaaaacctacaccatgctgggctcggaggaaagccctggcatcatgtacctcaccatggtggagctgtacaagaggatcgaggccaggcaagaggagaagagctgtgaggtgctcgtctcctaccaggag gtgtacaacgaacagattcatgacctgctggagcccaagggccctctggccatcagggaggatcctgagaaaggagtcgtggttcagggtctctccttccaccag cccgcgtcggcagagcagctgctggagatgttggccAACGGCAACAGGAACCGGACGCAGCATCCCACCGACGCCAACAGCACCTCCTCCCGCTCGCACGCCATCTTCCAG atctacgtgaagcagcaggactgcactggcggcctcgctggcgacctgcgagtggccaagatgagcctgatcgacctggcaggctcggagcgagcttcggtcgccaacaccaagggagagcggctccgggagggcgccaacatcaaccgctcgctgctggccctcatcaacgtcatcaacgccttggctgaggcaaag agcaggaaaagccacatcccgtaccgggacagcaagctcacacgcctgctgaaggactccatcggcggccactgccgcaccatcatgatcgccgccgtgagtccctccgtcctggcctacgaggacacctacaacaccctcaagtacgccggccgggccaaggagatcaaggtgtcg ctgaagagcaacgTGACCAGCTCTGACGGCCACGTTAGTAAATACGCCGTCACCTGCGAGCGGCTGAGAGCGGAG GTGGCAGATCTGCGGGCGAAGCTCCGGGTCTATGAGGACGCTGCCCGGGAgtcacagaaccaggctctggcgccgctggctccctccggcttcccagaggggctgcccag gttggaggaagctgtcccacagaccagcgtggctcagaggagtgatggagagcagcaggagctgggagctggacagtctgttgggatgccaatggagctggaggaggag gctccagaggaaaggcctcccagcagccccagagcagcccaccaggcagacgtccagctggaagggaagacaccaaggtgccttctgcaggggttgtctggcagccgggcagagac gctcctggctgccgtcctgaacgtTGCCCGAAAGCAATACGCCCTCCTGAAGGCTGCCgccctcctcactcctgccatggtctccgaatttgaggacctggagcgcctggtcagtcaggaggctggtgtaagcggggagcaagccacgtctgcaaagggagccgcagagatcggcggggccagccctgcccagaggatgcagcagggctgtgagg cccaggtgtctgtcgccgtgcccagcacccccgggatgagtggcaccgtgcagcgcttgcaggacctcgctgccccctgcagccccacgtcgGTGGCTCCTGGCCCGATTAAGAAGAGGGGGACTACAACAAGTCACATGTCCCCGGTGTCATCGGCTGCCCAAAACCGCCgcacgctgcctgctgtgcccgtTCACAACCTGAACGAGACTTTTGAGGTCTCCAACAGCAGTGGTTCACCCAgcgtggccgaggcagctgcctccagcctgccagaattctccatctgggagagcgtccagagccacctaaacaagcaggacggccccgtcgtgcccca AGCCTGTGCCCCGGTGTCTGCCGTGAAgggttcctccatccccaggccctCCGTGGTCTCCAAAGCCCCTGCGCAGAAGCGGAGGCGAGTGGAGAG cgctgctccccccaccctgggtgggctccagagctgcagcaccccgagatctgcgcagccctcccgcgcccctccgctcccgggcaggcgcctggggaaaccctctgcccgcagcaccacgggctgcaagagcgttccctgcggcagggcaggcaccaagcgggcgctggaccagcccccttccgggtcag agcatcctgcgggccctctctcctggaagggcagcagaaggaccaccaaagagctcgtggccctgggcagtgccccccctgctcccaccccccagccaatgAAGCTCTTATGCtga
- the LOC141961934 gene encoding kinesin-like protein KIF18B isoform X2, whose amino-acid sequence MLGSEESPGIMYLTMVELYKRIEARQEEKSCEVLVSYQEVYNEQIHDLLEPKGPLAIREDPEKGVVVQGLSFHQPASAEQLLEMLANGNRNRTQHPTDANSTSSRSHAIFQIYVKQQDCTGGLAGDLRVAKMSLIDLAGSERASVANTKGERLREGANINRSLLALINVINALAEAKSRKSHIPYRDSKLTRLLKDSIGGHCRTIMIAAVSPSVLAYEDTYNTLKYAGRAKEIKVSLKSNVTSSDGHVSKYAVTCERLRAEVADLRAKLRVYEDAARESQNQALAPLAPSGFPEGLPRLEEAVPQTSVAQRSDGEQQELGAGQSVGMPMELEEEAPEERPPSSPRAAHQADVQLEGKTPRCLLQGLSGSRAETLLAAVLNVARKQYALLKAAALLTPAMVSEFEDLERLVSQEAGVSGEQATSAKGAAEIGGASPAQRMQQGCEAQVSVAVPSTPGMSGTVQRLQDLAAPCSPTSVAPGPIKKRGTTTSHMSPVSSAAQNRRTLPAVPVHNLNETFEVSNSSGSPSVAEAAASSLPEFSIWESVQSHLNKQDGPVVPQACAPVSAVKGSSIPRPSVVSKAPAQKRRRVESAAPPTLGGLQSCSTPRSAQPSRAPPLPGRRLGKPSARSTTGCKSVPCGRAGTKRALDQPPSGSEHPAGPLSWKGSRRTTKELVALGSAPPAPTPQPMKLLC is encoded by the exons atgctgggctcggaggaaagccctggcatcatgtacctcaccatggtggagctgtacaagaggatcgaggccaggcaagaggagaagagctgtgaggtgctcgtctcctaccaggag gtgtacaacgaacagattcatgacctgctggagcccaagggccctctggccatcagggaggatcctgagaaaggagtcgtggttcagggtctctccttccaccag cccgcgtcggcagagcagctgctggagatgttggccAACGGCAACAGGAACCGGACGCAGCATCCCACCGACGCCAACAGCACCTCCTCCCGCTCGCACGCCATCTTCCAG atctacgtgaagcagcaggactgcactggcggcctcgctggcgacctgcgagtggccaagatgagcctgatcgacctggcaggctcggagcgagcttcggtcgccaacaccaagggagagcggctccgggagggcgccaacatcaaccgctcgctgctggccctcatcaacgtcatcaacgccttggctgaggcaaag agcaggaaaagccacatcccgtaccgggacagcaagctcacacgcctgctgaaggactccatcggcggccactgccgcaccatcatgatcgccgccgtgagtccctccgtcctggcctacgaggacacctacaacaccctcaagtacgccggccgggccaaggagatcaaggtgtcg ctgaagagcaacgTGACCAGCTCTGACGGCCACGTTAGTAAATACGCCGTCACCTGCGAGCGGCTGAGAGCGGAG GTGGCAGATCTGCGGGCGAAGCTCCGGGTCTATGAGGACGCTGCCCGGGAgtcacagaaccaggctctggcgccgctggctccctccggcttcccagaggggctgcccag gttggaggaagctgtcccacagaccagcgtggctcagaggagtgatggagagcagcaggagctgggagctggacagtctgttgggatgccaatggagctggaggaggag gctccagaggaaaggcctcccagcagccccagagcagcccaccaggcagacgtccagctggaagggaagacaccaaggtgccttctgcaggggttgtctggcagccgggcagagac gctcctggctgccgtcctgaacgtTGCCCGAAAGCAATACGCCCTCCTGAAGGCTGCCgccctcctcactcctgccatggtctccgaatttgaggacctggagcgcctggtcagtcaggaggctggtgtaagcggggagcaagccacgtctgcaaagggagccgcagagatcggcggggccagccctgcccagaggatgcagcagggctgtgagg cccaggtgtctgtcgccgtgcccagcacccccgggatgagtggcaccgtgcagcgcttgcaggacctcgctgccccctgcagccccacgtcgGTGGCTCCTGGCCCGATTAAGAAGAGGGGGACTACAACAAGTCACATGTCCCCGGTGTCATCGGCTGCCCAAAACCGCCgcacgctgcctgctgtgcccgtTCACAACCTGAACGAGACTTTTGAGGTCTCCAACAGCAGTGGTTCACCCAgcgtggccgaggcagctgcctccagcctgccagaattctccatctgggagagcgtccagagccacctaaacaagcaggacggccccgtcgtgcccca AGCCTGTGCCCCGGTGTCTGCCGTGAAgggttcctccatccccaggccctCCGTGGTCTCCAAAGCCCCTGCGCAGAAGCGGAGGCGAGTGGAGAG cgctgctccccccaccctgggtgggctccagagctgcagcaccccgagatctgcgcagccctcccgcgcccctccgctcccgggcaggcgcctggggaaaccctctgcccgcagcaccacgggctgcaagagcgttccctgcggcagggcaggcaccaagcgggcgctggaccagcccccttccgggtcag agcatcctgcgggccctctctcctggaagggcagcagaaggaccaccaaagagctcgtggccctgggcagtgccccccctgctcccaccccccagccaatgAAGCTCTTATGCtga